From Thermogladius calderae 1633, a single genomic window includes:
- a CDS encoding sugar phosphate nucleotidyltransferase gives MVKAVIMAGGEGSRLRPLTVTRPKPMIPLANTPIIVRLIKHLKENTGISDIGITLHYLPNVIMSHLNDGADLGVRLHYAVEEKPLGTAGGVKNLVEAEGWDDTILVISGDVVTNIDLKRLVEFHFDNRADLTMAVRRETDVTRFGIVALDERGRVLRFKEKPSPNEVFSDIVNTGIYVIEPHVFKKLESKRSIDFASDVIPRLLADNFRVFAMRVDDYYWSDIGDIEQYRATHADLLSRRLALPGGVEGREVRPGVFIGRNAHVDVERVIPPVVVGNNSKIISSTLGPYTVIGSNVVVEEGSRVENSIVFDNAYIGSASVVEGAVIGEKVTLGDHVVVSEGVVIGDETRVGRGASLKARVKIWPMKIIDPYTTVSSDIRWGVRWSRVLFEPWGLTGILNIDITPEFLVKLGSAIGSIMREGESVIAGSDISPASHVGLQSMIAGFMSVGVGVRYAGYTPLPFIAFGVKWLKTSGGVYVNTLQGEYAKIRVKVFDREGKFLSKNLARKIEDVFFREQLRRSAEIDAGFLVEENGLEKLYAEEASTLLDLEEVDGSKLSKVLVDCGGGVVSKVIADVFFKTKLPLYYSNCTDVRTPRAIRRQAFTELVDSSIAIVKGTGFRLGFIFDSDGDKLTLVTDRHGLVAGDKLVALMAQVVLAERPGSRILLPETTPRAIVEFVERLGGRVELAETGLMGLSEKINTSYALAADERGSIIYPEFHYGPDAIFTAMRLLVFASRFDINEAVSRLPLIHRVVKEIYLPFEKRGLFARELTRALDMREIEMIDGLKIFDEGVGWVYLRFSRTDPVVEVIFEPIEEGKLEYMIKSVMDLIGRVLGKI, from the coding sequence TTGGTCAAGGCAGTTATAATGGCTGGAGGAGAGGGCTCTCGCCTCAGACCCCTGACAGTGACAAGGCCTAAGCCGATGATCCCTCTGGCAAACACGCCGATTATTGTAAGGCTGATCAAGCACTTGAAGGAGAACACGGGCATCAGCGACATAGGCATCACCCTTCACTATCTACCCAACGTAATAATGTCCCACCTCAACGACGGGGCAGACCTAGGGGTTAGGCTTCACTACGCTGTAGAGGAGAAGCCGCTGGGGACGGCAGGGGGTGTCAAGAACCTCGTCGAGGCAGAGGGCTGGGACGACACTATACTAGTGATCAGCGGCGACGTCGTCACGAACATCGACTTGAAGAGGCTGGTCGAGTTCCACTTCGATAACCGTGCTGACTTGACCATGGCCGTCAGGAGGGAGACGGATGTCACGAGGTTCGGTATCGTGGCGCTAGACGAGAGGGGGAGGGTGCTGAGGTTTAAAGAAAAGCCGTCGCCGAACGAAGTCTTCAGCGACATCGTAAACACGGGTATCTACGTTATCGAACCCCACGTTTTCAAGAAGTTGGAGTCCAAGCGTAGCATAGACTTCGCCTCCGACGTGATTCCCCGGCTCCTCGCAGACAACTTCAGGGTCTTCGCCATGAGAGTGGACGACTACTACTGGAGCGACATAGGGGACATAGAGCAGTACAGGGCCACACACGCGGACCTCTTGTCCCGGAGGCTCGCTTTACCGGGCGGGGTAGAGGGGCGAGAAGTCAGGCCGGGCGTTTTCATCGGCAGGAACGCGCACGTCGACGTCGAGAGGGTCATACCGCCTGTGGTGGTCGGTAACAACTCCAAGATCATATCCTCCACGTTGGGCCCCTATACTGTTATAGGTAGCAACGTTGTGGTAGAGGAGGGCAGTAGAGTCGAGAACTCGATCGTTTTCGACAACGCCTACATAGGTAGCGCGAGCGTTGTAGAGGGGGCGGTGATCGGCGAGAAGGTCACCCTCGGAGACCACGTCGTCGTGTCGGAGGGGGTTGTTATAGGCGACGAGACACGCGTAGGTAGGGGGGCAAGCCTAAAAGCGAGGGTCAAGATCTGGCCTATGAAGATCATCGACCCGTACACAACTGTCTCCTCCGACATTAGGTGGGGCGTGAGGTGGAGTAGGGTACTCTTCGAGCCCTGGGGCTTGACCGGTATACTGAATATCGACATAACGCCGGAGTTCCTCGTGAAGCTGGGCTCGGCTATCGGCAGTATAATGAGGGAGGGCGAGAGCGTGATAGCGGGCAGCGACATCTCGCCGGCCAGCCACGTAGGTTTACAGAGCATGATAGCCGGGTTCATGTCTGTCGGGGTCGGGGTGAGGTACGCCGGTTACACGCCCCTCCCCTTCATTGCGTTCGGCGTGAAGTGGCTGAAGACGAGCGGCGGGGTCTACGTGAACACTCTACAAGGCGAGTACGCAAAGATCCGCGTCAAGGTCTTCGACAGGGAGGGCAAGTTCCTGTCCAAGAACCTGGCGAGGAAGATCGAGGACGTCTTCTTCCGCGAGCAGTTGAGGAGGTCTGCCGAGATAGACGCCGGCTTCCTCGTCGAGGAGAACGGGCTCGAAAAGCTGTACGCGGAGGAGGCGTCCACTCTACTCGACCTAGAGGAGGTTGATGGTAGTAAGCTCTCGAAAGTCCTAGTGGACTGCGGCGGAGGCGTGGTCTCCAAGGTTATAGCGGACGTCTTCTTCAAGACGAAGCTCCCCCTGTACTACTCGAACTGTACAGATGTGAGGACGCCGAGGGCTATTAGGAGACAGGCCTTCACGGAGCTGGTCGATTCCAGCATCGCTATAGTGAAGGGCACGGGGTTCAGACTAGGGTTCATCTTCGATAGCGACGGGGACAAGCTGACGCTGGTCACTGACAGGCACGGCTTGGTCGCCGGCGACAAGCTCGTAGCATTAATGGCGCAGGTGGTCCTGGCCGAGAGGCCTGGGAGCAGGATACTCCTCCCAGAGACGACGCCTAGGGCCATAGTCGAGTTCGTGGAAAGGCTCGGCGGTAGAGTAGAGCTGGCCGAGACGGGGCTCATGGGTCTATCGGAGAAGATTAACACCTCCTACGCTCTGGCGGCGGACGAGAGGGGCTCTATAATCTACCCGGAGTTCCACTACGGCCCGGACGCGATATTCACGGCCATGAGGCTCCTGGTGTTCGCGAGCAGGTTCGACATCAACGAGGCAGTCTCGAGACTCCCTCTGATACACAGGGTGGTCAAGGAGATCTACCTCCCGTTCGAGAAGCGAGGCTTGTTTGCCAGGGAGCTGACGAGGGCCTTAGACATGAGGGAGATCGAGATGATAGACGGGCTAAAGATATTCGATGAGGGGGTTGGCTGGGTCTACCTCAGGTTCTCGAGGACAGACCCCGTGGTCGAGGTTATATTCGAGCCCATAGAGGAGGGCAAGCTGGAGTACATGATCAAGTCGGTGATGGACCTGATCGGGAGGGTTCTCGGAAAGATATAA
- a CDS encoding Orn/DAP/Arg decarboxylase 2: MSDSEWSVELARELYGLNNYMRQEFIDVDDEGFLVVKVNGYRARLLDLMKKFGLSNAYVRVLPAIRWAMDQVVRAYLETSEEAQYRGRLIPVYPLKVDANPVVVETIWRHGRRYNWGFEVGTLQELKSIEKYLSEETGVLVVDGFKTSEELEALKKHAERGWRVILTIESEREAELAGRFLDSIEVGVRLKPMTRTGSKWSFTMGFASKFGMTLNHLMMMVKDFPFLKKALTTIHVHGGSQITDIKAVARLAHEAVSILEDLRELGFENLNVIDLGGGLAYPYLDLRDGSHESPNYTVRDYFKAVLSAFRKSKRHPDLVFENGRIITSAHRIVVAKVLETREYGPEEYEESLDLDFIERAKDMKELERSLVEFREVLAKMEGKEEWGIRAKHIIETTRARMINSVVSKVMRMVLDNPLELSEVLKYPTLFKIVTSPSKRFIVSYSLFADIPDKTIVNQYFQVVPLTRLNEKPHVLASLSDLTCDSMGEYREYYSYVSRVYDKRQAFTGMDSRLMAVPGVKVKLGGIPLHLPSSGEDYYIAFLDTGAYQDMLAMKHNLIGEPPEIIIDESSEGELRVECLKCESKGYTDMKTAGQV, from the coding sequence ATGTCAGATAGCGAGTGGAGCGTTGAGCTGGCTAGGGAGCTATACGGATTGAACAACTACATGAGACAGGAATTCATCGACGTCGACGACGAGGGCTTTCTGGTGGTAAAAGTCAACGGTTACAGGGCCAGGCTACTCGACCTCATGAAGAAGTTCGGGTTGTCAAACGCCTACGTTCGTGTACTCCCCGCGATCCGCTGGGCAATGGACCAGGTGGTGAGGGCCTACCTGGAGACCTCAGAGGAGGCCCAGTACAGAGGGAGGCTCATACCCGTCTACCCGCTGAAGGTAGACGCCAACCCTGTGGTCGTTGAGACGATTTGGAGGCACGGGCGCCGCTACAACTGGGGCTTCGAGGTAGGGACTCTCCAGGAGTTGAAGAGCATCGAGAAGTACCTGAGCGAGGAGACGGGCGTCCTCGTAGTAGACGGCTTCAAGACCAGCGAGGAGCTCGAGGCTCTGAAGAAGCATGCTGAGAGGGGCTGGCGGGTCATACTCACAATCGAGAGCGAGAGAGAGGCAGAGCTGGCTGGGAGGTTCCTCGACTCGATCGAGGTCGGTGTCAGGCTGAAGCCTATGACTCGTACAGGTAGCAAGTGGAGCTTCACGATGGGCTTCGCGTCGAAGTTCGGGATGACGCTAAACCACCTCATGATGATGGTCAAGGACTTCCCGTTCTTGAAGAAGGCGTTGACCACAATACACGTACACGGGGGGTCGCAGATAACGGACATAAAGGCGGTTGCCAGGCTGGCGCACGAGGCTGTCAGCATACTGGAGGACTTACGCGAGTTGGGCTTCGAGAACCTGAACGTCATAGACCTGGGCGGAGGTCTGGCCTACCCTTACTTGGATTTGAGAGACGGGTCTCACGAGTCCCCCAACTACACGGTGAGAGACTACTTCAAAGCGGTACTGAGCGCGTTCAGGAAGAGCAAGAGACACCCAGACCTCGTCTTCGAGAACGGGCGCATCATAACCAGCGCCCACAGGATCGTAGTTGCGAAGGTGCTCGAGACTAGGGAGTACGGCCCAGAGGAGTACGAGGAGAGCCTGGACTTGGACTTCATCGAGAGAGCGAAGGACATGAAGGAGCTTGAGAGAAGCCTGGTCGAGTTCAGAGAGGTGCTTGCTAAGATGGAGGGTAAGGAGGAGTGGGGTATACGGGCCAAGCATATCATTGAGACCACGAGAGCCAGGATGATCAACAGCGTTGTTTCGAAAGTGATGAGGATGGTGCTCGACAACCCCTTGGAGTTGAGCGAGGTCCTCAAGTACCCGACCCTGTTCAAGATCGTGACCTCGCCGAGTAAGAGGTTCATCGTCTCCTACAGCCTTTTCGCCGATATACCTGACAAGACGATAGTCAACCAGTACTTCCAGGTGGTGCCCCTCACACGCTTGAACGAGAAGCCCCACGTACTAGCCTCGCTGAGCGACTTGACGTGCGACAGTATGGGGGAGTACAGGGAGTACTACTCCTACGTCTCGAGGGTCTACGACAAGAGGCAGGCCTTCACAGGCATGGACAGTAGACTAATGGCTGTGCCCGGGGTTAAGGTTAAGCTGGGGGGCATACCGCTACACCTGCCCTCGAGCGGGGAGGACTACTACATCGCCTTCCTAGACACCGGCGCTTACCAGGACATGCTAGCGATGAAGCACAACCTGATCGGCGAGCCACCCGAGATCATTATCGACGAGTCTAGCGAGGGCGAGCTGAGGGTCGAGTGCTTGAAGTGCGAGAGCAAAGGCTACACGGACATGAAGACGGCCGGCCAGGTCTAA
- a CDS encoding sulfite exporter TauE/SafE family protein, with protein sequence MTLVSLYQVLASLVSGLIVGFSLGLIGGGGSILAVPLLLYFVGLENAPDAAHVAIGTTALAVGVNAYINSFMQLRKKNVSPCIGLVFAGVGLFGSLTGAYLGRITPGKSLLTYFAIAMITLGVYMAARREAPRAGTIHEVDRVVKAFEECRRITKGTTVKVGFFGFLVGLLSGYFGIGGGFLIVPSLMFSAGLCITRAIGTSLISVGTFGVASGVEYALTGHVIPSIAFLYVLGGVVGGYLGTNLSVKAPRDKLRVLYGLITVSVGFYMLAKVQGLI encoded by the coding sequence GTGACCCTGGTGAGCCTCTACCAGGTACTCGCCTCCCTAGTCTCGGGGCTGATAGTCGGATTCTCTTTGGGACTGATAGGGGGAGGAGGATCCATCCTAGCCGTCCCACTATTACTTTACTTCGTGGGGCTCGAGAACGCCCCCGACGCGGCGCACGTAGCGATAGGTACAACAGCTCTTGCTGTGGGTGTGAACGCCTACATCAACTCCTTCATGCAACTACGGAAGAAGAACGTGTCGCCTTGTATAGGCCTCGTGTTCGCCGGGGTGGGTTTGTTCGGCTCTCTGACGGGCGCCTACCTGGGGAGGATCACGCCGGGGAAAAGCCTGTTGACGTACTTCGCTATAGCGATGATCACGCTCGGTGTTTACATGGCCGCGAGGAGGGAAGCCCCGAGGGCTGGGACTATCCACGAGGTCGACAGGGTGGTCAAGGCGTTCGAGGAGTGCCGGAGGATAACGAAGGGTACAACCGTCAAGGTAGGGTTTTTCGGCTTCCTCGTAGGATTGCTCAGCGGATACTTCGGGATTGGGGGAGGGTTCCTAATAGTCCCAAGCCTGATGTTCTCGGCCGGTCTCTGCATAACCAGGGCCATCGGTACTAGCCTGATAAGCGTGGGCACGTTCGGCGTAGCCAGCGGGGTCGAGTACGCGTTAACCGGCCACGTTATACCCAGCATAGCCTTCCTTTACGTTCTAGGTGGTGTAGTCGGGGGCTACCTCGGGACAAACCTCTCGGTCAAGGCCCCTAGAGACAAGCTGAGGGTTCTATACGGTCTCATCACCGTGTCTGTGGGGTTTTACATGCTTGCCAAAGTACAAGGCCTGATATGA
- the twy1 gene encoding 4-demethylwyosine synthase TYW1: MLKSIDWGEVKRKREEFWNSSPAYRAIYERMVKQGYHFIGTIGVVKRCHWSKEAVLRNRFCYKCLWYGIESHRCIQMSPVAAWCWNRCLHCWRIQPEDIGLHWDETRVPVVDDPEVLVEESIKVHREIMAGFKGNPKADQKRVEEAMNPKHAAISLTGEPLLYPRLGELIKEYHKRGITTFLVTHGTRPDVLANLEEEPTQLYISIESWDKKSYEEFNRPLVPRAWELFQETLEIVRSFRSPTVFRFTIVKGYNDHEEALRSFAKMVERGNPTYIEVKAYMFLGGSRGRLTLANMPEHEDIRRVAQRLSELTGYKVLSESIPSRIVLLSRIDKPIRHGKGCPDGVEHPEKWCPVLTKEYEERED; this comes from the coding sequence GTGCTAAAGAGCATAGACTGGGGCGAAGTGAAGAGGAAGAGGGAGGAGTTCTGGAACAGCAGCCCGGCGTACAGGGCTATCTACGAGAGAATGGTCAAGCAGGGCTACCACTTCATAGGCACTATAGGAGTTGTTAAGAGGTGCCACTGGAGCAAAGAGGCCGTCCTGAGGAACAGGTTCTGCTACAAGTGCCTCTGGTACGGTATCGAGAGCCACAGGTGTATCCAGATGTCCCCTGTTGCCGCGTGGTGCTGGAACAGGTGCCTCCACTGCTGGAGGATACAGCCCGAGGACATAGGCCTCCACTGGGACGAGACGAGAGTCCCAGTGGTCGACGACCCGGAGGTCCTCGTAGAGGAGAGCATCAAGGTACACAGAGAGATAATGGCGGGCTTCAAGGGCAACCCCAAGGCAGACCAGAAGAGGGTGGAGGAGGCCATGAACCCGAAGCACGCCGCCATAAGTTTGACGGGGGAACCCCTCCTTTACCCACGGCTGGGCGAGCTCATTAAGGAGTACCACAAGCGGGGGATAACAACCTTCCTCGTCACCCACGGTACGAGACCCGACGTGCTAGCAAACCTAGAGGAGGAGCCGACCCAGCTCTACATCAGTATCGAGTCGTGGGACAAGAAGTCCTACGAGGAGTTCAACAGGCCGCTCGTCCCGAGAGCCTGGGAGCTATTCCAGGAGACGCTCGAGATAGTGAGGAGCTTCAGATCTCCCACAGTGTTCAGGTTCACGATAGTCAAAGGGTATAACGACCACGAGGAGGCTCTGAGGAGCTTCGCTAAGATGGTTGAGAGAGGCAACCCGACCTACATCGAGGTCAAGGCCTACATGTTCCTCGGTGGTAGCAGGGGTAGGCTAACTCTCGCGAACATGCCCGAACACGAGGACATAAGGAGGGTCGCCCAGAGGCTGAGCGAGCTGACGGGGTACAAGGTACTCAGCGAGAGCATACCGAGCAGGATTGTGCTGTTGAGCAGAATCGACAAGCCTATTAGGCACGGGAAGGGCTGCCCCGACGGAGTAGAGCACCCCGAGAAGTGGTGCCCAGTACTAACTAAGGAGTACGAGGAGAGAGAGGACTAA
- a CDS encoding L-fucose isomerase-like protein produces the protein MVKVVVASSKLGLEFGMGLSKDVERELASRGLGSLFAGLVTETEHVSRLTDCDVGVVVVATGGTEELIVALGETCQVAYVLYHDAYNSLPATLEAAALLRRRGRRVWLSEYRSPVDAAGLVERVVRVVDGVHTLRGCRLGVIGGVSDWLVYSRVDPEVVKKKLGSEVVYIPMEELLKEFDESPPPAEESVLKEAREVLVDSSEVRKALRLYSALESLAKRHRLCGLTVKCFDLITLRRVTACLPLALFNTRLFPAACEGDVPLLLSMALGELVTGQPVFMGNPAVVRRDEVLIAHCTAPLVSSFRLMTHFESGLGVGVSVDYPVGANVTVYRLTPDLETIRVGVGRIKQWSWRSNLCRTQVLVEMKGAERIVRESIGNHYALILGDWSNELSLAGELLGLRVEELE, from the coding sequence GTGGTCAAAGTTGTCGTCGCCTCCTCTAAGCTGGGGCTCGAGTTTGGCATGGGTTTGTCGAAGGACGTGGAGCGGGAGCTTGCATCAAGGGGGCTCGGGAGCCTGTTCGCCGGACTGGTAACAGAGACCGAGCATGTTAGTAGGCTGACCGACTGCGACGTGGGTGTCGTGGTCGTGGCCACGGGCGGCACCGAAGAGCTCATCGTGGCCCTCGGCGAGACGTGCCAGGTAGCGTATGTATTGTACCACGACGCCTACAACAGCCTCCCAGCCACGCTAGAAGCCGCGGCACTCCTCAGGAGGCGTGGAAGGAGGGTCTGGCTCAGCGAGTACAGGAGCCCCGTGGACGCCGCAGGGCTCGTCGAGAGAGTCGTGAGAGTCGTCGACGGCGTACACACCCTGAGGGGGTGTAGGCTCGGCGTTATCGGGGGTGTCAGCGACTGGCTTGTCTACAGCCGCGTCGACCCCGAGGTGGTCAAGAAAAAGCTGGGCTCCGAGGTCGTCTACATACCCATGGAGGAGCTGTTGAAGGAGTTCGACGAGTCGCCACCCCCAGCTGAAGAGTCAGTGTTGAAAGAGGCGAGAGAGGTGCTAGTGGACAGTAGTGAGGTCAGGAAGGCCCTCCGCCTCTACAGTGCTCTCGAGAGCCTCGCTAAACGGCACAGGCTATGCGGGTTAACCGTGAAGTGCTTCGACCTGATCACGCTGAGGAGGGTCACGGCCTGTCTGCCTCTGGCGCTATTCAACACCCGGCTATTCCCCGCGGCCTGTGAAGGAGACGTCCCGCTACTCCTGTCCATGGCCCTAGGGGAACTCGTGACCGGGCAGCCCGTCTTCATGGGGAACCCGGCGGTCGTGAGGAGAGACGAGGTGCTGATAGCCCACTGTACAGCACCACTGGTCTCCTCTTTTAGGCTGATGACGCACTTCGAGTCAGGCCTCGGCGTGGGGGTCAGCGTTGACTACCCAGTCGGAGCAAACGTGACCGTGTACAGGCTTACCCCCGACCTCGAGACCATCAGGGTCGGCGTGGGGAGGATAAAGCAGTGGTCTTGGCGGAGCAATTTGTGTAGGACGCAAGTGCTGGTAGAGATGAAGGGGGCTGAGAGGATCGTCAGGGAGAGCATTGGGAACCACTACGCGCTGATACTAGGAGACTGGTCCAATGAGCTGTCACTAGCCGGGGAGCTACTCGGGCTGAGAGTCGAGGAGCTGGAGTAG
- a CDS encoding DMT family transporter, producing the protein MLSRRKFVRPSGFRALVVSALSGVFLGLHFALWMESLFLVPVFESTLLVDTYPLLLLVMERLALGGQVRAREVAGLLSGGVFLYLFLGGPGLKLSEGDVYAMISSLFVASYFLLGRVARSRFGLGTVEYVIPTYATASLTALLYSLVRGSFQVPDTPHKILFALLLALVPMIGGHTLMNYLLGFFKSNIVTSIVFTEPIGASVLAYLVLGQVLEPYKVLLGLGVIASIVLVWV; encoded by the coding sequence TTGCTCTCGAGAAGGAAGTTTGTTAGACCCAGCGGTTTTAGAGCTCTCGTGGTCTCGGCGCTATCAGGTGTTTTCCTGGGGCTACACTTCGCCTTGTGGATGGAGAGCCTGTTCCTCGTACCTGTCTTCGAGAGCACGCTACTGGTCGACACTTACCCGCTTCTATTGCTCGTGATGGAGAGGCTAGCCCTTGGCGGCCAAGTCAGGGCTAGGGAGGTAGCCGGCCTCTTGTCCGGTGGGGTGTTCCTGTACCTCTTCTTGGGCGGCCCCGGTCTCAAACTGTCAGAGGGAGACGTCTACGCTATGATATCGAGCCTCTTCGTCGCCTCGTACTTCCTGCTCGGTAGGGTCGCGAGGTCTAGGTTCGGCCTCGGTACAGTGGAGTACGTGATACCCACGTACGCCACGGCCTCTCTCACCGCGCTCCTCTACAGCCTGGTAAGGGGCTCTTTCCAAGTACCTGATACTCCTCACAAAATCCTGTTCGCCCTACTCCTGGCCCTGGTGCCGATGATCGGCGGTCACACGCTCATGAACTACCTGCTCGGGTTCTTCAAGTCGAACATCGTAACGAGCATAGTCTTCACAGAGCCGATCGGGGCCTCGGTCCTCGCGTACTTAGTGCTGGGCCAGGTGTTAGAGCCGTACAAGGTCTTACTGGGGCTGGGCGTGATCGCGAGCATCGTGTTGGTGTGGGTGTGA
- a CDS encoding DUF357 domain-containing protein has translation MEERVRAYVLNVEKAISTLSSMSLDEESRGIVELARAYLSDSKYYLEKGDVFTSLACIAYAEGLLDALKRLGKAEFGWEPLSKLLARPKVLVAGAFEILHPGHLHLLKKAWELGRVHVIVARDSSIRRIKGREPVVPEQQRLEVVSAVKYVDTAVLGDEEDFLKPVEHIKPDIILLGPDQWITPEGLSDKLEGRGIRGVRVMRLPERIGDDLYSTSGIIRRVCSQIGGVKKQEL, from the coding sequence TTGGAGGAGCGTGTGAGAGCGTACGTGCTGAACGTCGAGAAGGCGATAAGCACTCTCAGCAGTATGAGCCTAGACGAGGAGTCCCGGGGGATAGTCGAGCTCGCGAGGGCGTACCTGAGCGACTCTAAGTACTACCTCGAGAAGGGTGACGTATTCACGAGCCTGGCTTGCATAGCGTATGCCGAGGGTCTCCTAGACGCACTGAAGAGGCTCGGCAAGGCCGAATTCGGGTGGGAGCCGTTGTCCAAGCTACTGGCGAGGCCCAAGGTACTCGTAGCAGGCGCCTTCGAGATACTGCACCCGGGTCATCTCCACTTACTGAAGAAGGCCTGGGAGCTGGGTAGAGTCCACGTAATAGTCGCGAGGGACAGTAGTATAAGAAGAATTAAGGGGAGAGAGCCGGTGGTACCCGAGCAACAGAGACTGGAGGTAGTCAGCGCGGTCAAGTACGTGGACACAGCCGTCCTCGGAGACGAGGAGGACTTCCTCAAGCCCGTCGAGCACATAAAACCCGACATCATACTACTAGGGCCCGACCAGTGGATAACACCAGAAGGGCTTAGCGACAAACTAGAGGGGAGGGGAATACGCGGGGTGAGAGTAATGAGGTTGCCCGAGCGGATAGGGGACGACCTCTATAGTACAAGCGGCATTATAAGGAGGGTCTGTAGCCAGATAGGTGGTGTTAAAAAACAAGAGCTGTGA
- a CDS encoding flavodoxin family protein codes for MVKIVIVNGSPHENGATSKLARVAARGVEDAGGKVEEVRLYSYRINPCMGCVSEDVKKCYFPCPAYNDDFNYVAKKLIDSDGFILATPVYWYAPSGVLKNFIDRLTSLENMIFHVGRSLLDGKVAGFIAVGADSGVMTALSYMVIVMNSMGVLIPPWAIAYTHSVDPLEDEQAVRDAYNVGLNVVRATLLARRGSGVWYKPDVPIDYLRSVYITQQAR; via the coding sequence ATGGTTAAGATTGTTATTGTAAACGGTAGCCCACACGAAAACGGGGCAACCAGCAAGTTGGCCAGGGTGGCTGCCAGGGGCGTCGAGGACGCAGGGGGGAAGGTCGAGGAGGTCCGGCTGTACTCGTACAGGATAAACCCCTGTATGGGTTGCGTGAGCGAGGATGTAAAGAAGTGCTACTTCCCCTGCCCAGCATATAACGACGACTTCAACTATGTGGCGAAGAAGCTCATCGACTCGGACGGGTTCATCTTGGCTACTCCAGTCTACTGGTACGCGCCGAGCGGAGTGTTAAAGAACTTTATCGATCGCCTCACGAGCCTGGAGAACATGATATTCCACGTGGGTAGAAGCCTCCTGGACGGCAAGGTGGCGGGCTTTATAGCAGTGGGAGCTGACAGCGGGGTTATGACAGCGCTCTCCTACATGGTGATCGTTATGAACAGTATGGGAGTACTAATACCCCCATGGGCTATAGCCTACACGCACAGCGTCGACCCGCTCGAGGACGAGCAAGCCGTTAGAGACGCCTACAACGTAGGTCTAAACGTGGTGCGAGCAACCCTACTCGCCAGGAGGGGAAGCGGGGTCTGGTACAAGCCAGACGTGCCTATAGACTACTTGAGGTCAGTGTACATTACTCAACAAGCCCGTTGA
- a CDS encoding EamA family transporter codes for MEDWLVYALLDAFMAALATILAKVGLSGVDSITATAVRSVVMMLFTVGFMLVVQGPGLLRTLTSRDVVFIVLSGVAGALSWLLYFMALQKGPTTPVVVVDKSSLLFVVAMSVILLRESLTLKKAVAAALMFAAIILLSM; via the coding sequence ATGGAGGATTGGCTTGTCTACGCACTCCTAGATGCTTTCATGGCCGCGCTCGCGACGATCTTGGCGAAAGTAGGGCTGTCTGGTGTAGACTCTATAACGGCGACTGCCGTGAGGTCTGTTGTCATGATGTTGTTCACAGTGGGGTTCATGTTGGTGGTCCAGGGCCCAGGGCTACTGAGGACCCTGACCTCTAGAGACGTAGTCTTCATCGTGTTGAGCGGTGTAGCCGGCGCGCTCTCCTGGCTTCTCTACTTCATGGCGCTCCAGAAAGGGCCTACTACCCCGGTCGTCGTTGTAGACAAGTCGAGTCTCCTCTTCGTCGTCGCGATGTCCGTTATTCTGCTGAGAGAGTCGTTGACCTTGAAGAAAGCCGTTGCGGCGGCGCTGATGTTCGCTGCTATCATTCTACTCAGTATGTGA